CCGAGGGAGAAGACAAGGCCCGCCATCGCAACGAAAAGACGCATCACCCGCTCCTTCGCATTCAAGGTTGAAAAAAGACACTGATTCAGACAGCCGGCCGCCCGCCTTGTTCATGGCACCCGGGATCTTTGGCGTTGACCAGGGCCGGCGGCATCTGCCGGTTCTCCTGAGTCATAGATGTCACAAGAGGAAAACGGCATCACGAGCCGCTTCTTCGCCAGCACCTCCTTGGTCCTGCCGGCCTCCCCGATGGTGAGCAACCTGGCACTTTTCCGCCTCGCGGCGGAACCGCCCGCGCCCCCGTCGCAGCCGGCCGTCCGTACGGCTCCATGGGACACGCCTTACTCCGGCGGCACGGATGCCCCGGCCTCTTCCGTGGCATCCAGCCTTGCCTCACTCAACAGCTTTTCCTGAGTAGAGGCGTCCAACCCAGCCAGTGCGGCCAGCTCTCCGAACTTGCGCCTCGCGATCCCGCCGCGCCCAGGCGCCTCCAATTCCTGTCATCCGCCTTCGCTCCACGGATGGATGACCCTCACCCCCTCCGCCGTGAACGGCACGGTGTCTCGGGTGGCCACCATCATGCCGTGGGTCTTGGCAATGGCCGCCATCAGACCGAAGGCCTGACCGATCACTTTGCCCGCGGCCTGCGCCTTGGCCATCAGCTCGGCATAAGCCTGCGCGGCCGGCAGGTCGAAGGCCAGCACCCGACCCCTCAAGGCCGGCAACACCTTCGTCTCCAGATGCTCGGCCAACGGCTTTCGCCGACGGCCGCCAGGCAGCCGAGCCACGCCAAGCCGCAGCTCGGCGACGGTGACCACAAAAAAGCGCCTCCAGCGGCTGGGCAGCAAGGCGCTCGGCATTCAGCCCGGGCAGCAGGTTCAAGTCCTGGTGTACGAGGGGCGGGTGGAGTTCGTGCCGGTCAAAAAGCTCAAGAAGATGCGCGGGTTTCTGCGCGGGATCGACACCTCCATGCCGCGCGACAAGGACCGCGTATGAACCTGGTGGACCCGTCCGGCTGGCTGGAGTATTTCGCCGACGGAGCGAACGCCGACTTTTTCGCGCCAGCCATCGAAGATGTGGCACGCTTGATCGTCCCGACAATCGGCTTGCTGGAAGTCTTCAAAAGGGTGCTTCAGCAGCGGGGTGAGAACGACGCGCTGCAAGCCGTCGCCCTCATGCAGCAGGGCAAGCTTGTGGAGCTCGACGCCGCTTTGGCGCTGAGCGCCGCAAAGCTGGGCCACGAGCTGAAATTGCCGTTGGCCGATAGCGTCATCCTCGCCACCGCGCGGAAGCATAACGCCATCGTGTGGACTCAAAACAGCGACTTCGAGGGGTTGGAAGGGGTGCGCTACGTCCCGAGGCCCTGAACCTCGGCAAGCGGCATCTCTTCGCGCATCCGCCGCCCGCTCCACCGCCTCACCGATCCAGCCGCCTTGAAGCCCCAAGCTTCAGCCGTGGGAAGGAAGTCAACCAGCCTTTCATCGACGAGCTTGTGGGCGCCTTGATCGCTTGCATGCGCAAGCTCATCACCCACCTCAATGCGATCGCACGGAACCACCTGAACGCTCAAAATCCGCCTTGGTTGGGCT
This genomic window from Pelomicrobium methylotrophicum contains:
- a CDS encoding PIN domain-containing protein, translating into MVTVAELRLGVARLPGGRRRKPLAEHLETKVLPALRGRVLAFDLPAAQAYAELMAKAQAAGKVIGQAFGLMAAIAKTHGMMVATRDTVPFTAEGVRVIHPWSEGG
- a CDS encoding AbrB family transcriptional regulator is translated as MTTKKRLQRLGSKALGIQPGQQVQVLVYEGRVEFVPVKKLKKMRGFLRGIDTSMPRDKDRV
- a CDS encoding type II toxin-antitoxin system VapC family toxin, with amino-acid sequence MNLVDPSGWLEYFADGANADFFAPAIEDVARLIVPTIGLLEVFKRVLQQRGENDALQAVALMQQGKLVELDAALALSAAKLGHELKLPLADSVILATARKHNAIVWTQNSDFEGLEGVRYVPRP